One window from the genome of Streptomyces sp. NBC_00708 encodes:
- a CDS encoding sugar ABC transporter permease, translating to MSNINETPAKVPAQADATTEVPEAAAGAVPVVDPRLLVREQGFKGYWTEFKRKVRSGEIGSLPVVVGLIIIGIVFQLETGNFLTSYNLDQITLYAAGPGIMAVGIVFVLLLGEIDLAVGSVAGLAGAVWAVVGTDIPDSLAIVVGILSGTVIGAFHGIVFAKIGVPAFVVTLAGFLGWAGMQTWVMGEKSTITTPLGSFVRDLTSYYFEDVAAAYGLAVFVIVAFYLAQLRDSKRRKSAELPHRPQSEIILRTALLAVLCLLAAYAFNQEQGLPLSLVIFLAILVITDFVLRRTTYGRQIFAVGGGIEAARRAGINVSWIRISVFMISGTLGAVGGLFLASATGGADRSLGGGNQLMMCIAAAVIGGTSLFGGRGKVWSALLGILVIQSIVQGLNQMNLSSNAIQYMITGAVLLIAVIIDSVSRKTQKTAGRA from the coding sequence GTGAGCAACATCAACGAGACCCCGGCCAAGGTCCCGGCCCAGGCGGACGCCACCACCGAGGTCCCCGAGGCCGCGGCCGGCGCGGTCCCGGTCGTCGACCCCCGTCTGCTCGTCCGTGAGCAGGGCTTCAAGGGTTACTGGACCGAGTTCAAGCGCAAGGTGCGCTCGGGCGAGATCGGCTCGCTGCCCGTCGTGGTGGGCCTGATCATCATCGGGATCGTCTTCCAGCTCGAGACCGGCAACTTCCTCACCTCGTACAACCTCGACCAGATCACGCTGTACGCGGCCGGCCCCGGCATCATGGCCGTCGGCATCGTCTTCGTCCTGCTGCTCGGTGAGATCGACCTCGCGGTCGGCTCCGTCGCCGGTCTCGCGGGTGCGGTGTGGGCCGTGGTCGGCACGGACATCCCCGACTCCCTCGCCATCGTGGTCGGCATCCTGTCCGGCACGGTCATCGGCGCCTTCCACGGCATCGTCTTCGCCAAGATCGGCGTGCCCGCGTTCGTCGTGACCCTGGCGGGCTTCCTGGGCTGGGCCGGCATGCAGACCTGGGTGATGGGCGAGAAGTCCACCATCACCACCCCGCTCGGCAGCTTCGTCCGCGACCTGACCAGCTACTACTTCGAGGACGTCGCGGCCGCCTACGGGCTCGCCGTGTTCGTGATCGTCGCCTTCTACCTCGCGCAGCTGCGCGACTCGAAGCGCCGCAAGTCCGCGGAGCTGCCGCACCGCCCGCAGAGCGAGATCATCCTGCGCACCGCGCTGCTCGCGGTCCTGTGCCTCCTCGCCGCGTACGCGTTCAACCAGGAGCAGGGCCTCCCGCTCTCCCTGGTGATCTTCCTCGCGATCCTGGTCATCACCGACTTCGTGCTGCGCCGCACCACCTACGGCCGGCAGATCTTCGCGGTCGGCGGTGGCATCGAGGCCGCGCGCCGTGCCGGTATCAACGTGTCCTGGATCCGTATCTCGGTGTTCATGATCTCCGGCACGCTCGGTGCGGTCGGCGGTCTCTTCCTGGCCTCCGCGACCGGTGGCGCCGACCGTTCGCTCGGTGGCGGCAACCAGCTCATGATGTGCATCGCCGCGGCGGTCATCGGCGGTACGTCCCTGTTCGGCGGACGCGGCAAGGTCTGGTCCGCGCTGCTGGGCATCCTGGTCATCCAGTCGATCGTCCAGGGCCTCAACCAGATGAACCTGTCGTCGAACGCGATCCAGTACATGATCACCGGTGCGGTCCTCCTCATCGCCGTGATCATCGACTCGGTCTCGCGCAAGACGCAGAAGACCGCGGGCCGCGCCTGA
- the dxs gene encoding 1-deoxy-D-xylulose-5-phosphate synthase, with the protein MPLLTQIQGPRDLDRLTSEQLVQLAEEIRTFLVDAVSKTGGHLGPNLGVVELTIALHRVFDSPKDKVLFDTGHQSYVHKLLTGRQDFSRLKSKGGLSGYPSRAESDHDVIENSHASTVLGWADGLAKANEVRGKDDHVVAVIGDGALTGGMAWEALNNIAAAKDRPLVIVVNDNERSYAPTIGGLANHLATLRTTDGYERFLARGKDLLERTPVVGKPLYETLHGAKKGLKDFIAPQGMFEDLGLKYVGPIDGHDIEALESALQRAKRFGGPVIVHCLTEKGRGYTPALLDEADRFHAVGKIHPDTGLPVATSGLDWTSVFGEEMVKLGREREDIVAITAAMLQPVGLTGFETEFPDRIYDVGIAEQHGAVSAAGLATGGLHPVFAVYATFLNRAFDQVLMDVALHKCGVTFVLDRAGITGTDGASHNGMWDMSILQVVPGLRIAAPRDADQVRAQLREAVDVDDAPTVVRFSKGAVGPSVQAVGTVGGMDVLREPGTDRPDVLLVSVGALAPMCLEIADLLDAQGISTTVVDPRWVKPVDEAMAPLAARHRVVVTVEDNSRAGGVGSAVSQALRDADVDVPLRDFGIPPVFLDHASRKEVMAEIGLTAPDIARQVTGLVAKLDGRYSTGAEDRAAERVRD; encoded by the coding sequence GTGCCGTTGCTGACCCAGATCCAGGGACCGCGTGACCTTGACCGGCTCACTTCCGAGCAGCTGGTGCAGCTCGCCGAAGAGATCCGGACCTTCCTCGTCGACGCCGTCTCCAAGACCGGCGGCCACCTCGGACCCAACCTCGGCGTGGTCGAGCTCACCATCGCGCTGCACCGGGTCTTCGACTCGCCGAAGGACAAGGTCCTCTTCGACACCGGCCACCAGAGCTACGTGCACAAGCTCCTCACCGGCCGCCAGGACTTCAGCAGGCTCAAGAGCAAGGGCGGCCTCTCCGGCTACCCCTCGCGCGCCGAGTCCGACCACGACGTCATCGAGAACTCGCACGCCTCCACCGTCCTCGGCTGGGCCGACGGCCTCGCCAAGGCCAACGAGGTCCGCGGCAAGGACGACCACGTCGTCGCGGTCATCGGCGACGGCGCCCTCACCGGAGGCATGGCCTGGGAGGCGCTGAACAACATCGCCGCCGCCAAGGACCGCCCCCTGGTCATCGTCGTCAACGACAACGAGCGCTCCTACGCCCCCACCATCGGCGGCCTCGCCAACCACCTGGCCACCCTGCGCACCACCGACGGCTACGAACGCTTCCTGGCCCGCGGCAAGGACCTGCTGGAGCGCACCCCCGTCGTCGGCAAGCCGCTGTACGAGACGCTGCACGGCGCCAAGAAGGGCCTGAAGGACTTCATCGCCCCCCAGGGCATGTTCGAGGACCTCGGCCTGAAGTACGTCGGCCCCATCGACGGCCACGACATCGAGGCCCTGGAGTCCGCGCTCCAGCGCGCCAAGCGCTTCGGCGGCCCCGTGATCGTGCACTGCCTCACCGAGAAGGGCCGCGGCTACACCCCCGCCCTGCTCGACGAGGCCGACCGCTTCCACGCCGTCGGCAAGATCCACCCCGACACGGGCCTGCCCGTCGCCACCTCCGGCCTCGACTGGACCTCGGTGTTCGGCGAGGAGATGGTCAAGCTCGGCCGCGAGCGCGAGGACATCGTCGCGATCACCGCCGCCATGCTCCAGCCGGTCGGCCTGACCGGGTTCGAGACGGAGTTCCCGGACCGGATCTACGACGTCGGCATCGCCGAGCAGCACGGCGCGGTCTCCGCGGCCGGCCTGGCCACCGGCGGCCTGCACCCCGTCTTCGCGGTCTACGCCACGTTCCTGAACCGCGCCTTCGACCAGGTCCTGATGGACGTCGCCCTGCACAAGTGCGGGGTCACCTTCGTCCTGGACCGCGCCGGGATCACCGGCACCGACGGCGCCTCGCACAACGGCATGTGGGACATGTCGATCCTCCAGGTCGTACCCGGCCTGCGGATCGCCGCCCCGCGCGACGCCGACCAGGTCCGCGCCCAGCTGCGCGAGGCCGTCGACGTCGACGACGCCCCCACGGTCGTCCGCTTCTCCAAGGGCGCGGTCGGCCCCTCGGTCCAGGCCGTCGGCACGGTGGGCGGCATGGACGTGCTGCGCGAGCCCGGCACCGACCGGCCCGACGTCCTGCTCGTCTCCGTCGGCGCGCTCGCCCCGATGTGCCTGGAGATCGCCGACCTGCTCGACGCCCAGGGCATCTCGACGACCGTCGTCGACCCCCGCTGGGTCAAGCCCGTCGACGAGGCCATGGCCCCGCTCGCCGCGCGGCACCGCGTCGTCGTCACCGTCGAGGACAACAGCAGGGCCGGCGGCGTCGGCTCCGCGGTCTCCCAGGCGCTGCGCGACGCGGACGTCGACGTCCCGCTGCGCGACTTCGGCATCCCGCCGGTCTTCCTCGACCACGCCTCCCGCAAGGAGGTCATGGCCGAGATCGGGCTGACCGCCCCGGACATCGCCCGCCAGGTCACCGGCCTGGTCGCCAAGCTCGACGGGCGCTACTCGACGGGCGCGGAGGACCGCGCCGCGGAGCGCGTCCGGGACTGA
- a CDS encoding amino acid permease, producing the protein MSTQQDLPPSGDGLFRTKTVEQSIRDTEEPEHALRKSLSALDLTVFGVGVIIGTGIFVLTGKVAKETAGPATAIAFVVAGVVCGLAALCYAEFASTVPVAGSAYTFSYASLGELVAWIIGWDLVLEFALGTAVVAVGWSGYVRSLLDNAGWHLPDVLSGPDVASGFGFDILAFALVLVLTVILVLGMKLSARVTTVVVAVKIAVVLIVIIAGLFFIDTGNYSPFIPEAQPQPSGSGLDAPLVQLIFGYAPTNFGVMGIFTAASVVFFAFIGFDVVATAAEETKLPQRDMPRGILASLFICTALYVAVSIVVTGMQPYTELSVSAPLADAFKAVGHPFYAGVISFGAAVGLTTVCMILLLGQTRVFFAMSRDGLLPRFFSKTHPRFRTPYRPTILLGVVIAVVAGLTSINELATLVNIGTLFAFVVVALGVIVLRRTRPDLHRAFRTPWVPLIPVLSVAASVWLMLNLPAETWLRFAIWMVIGVVIYFAYGRSHSRVHRARK; encoded by the coding sequence GTGAGCACGCAGCAGGACCTGCCCCCCAGCGGAGACGGGCTGTTCAGGACCAAGACGGTCGAGCAGTCCATCCGCGACACCGAGGAGCCGGAGCACGCCCTCAGGAAGTCCCTCTCCGCGCTCGACCTCACGGTCTTCGGGGTCGGCGTCATCATCGGCACCGGCATCTTCGTCCTCACCGGGAAGGTCGCCAAGGAGACGGCGGGACCGGCCACCGCCATCGCCTTCGTGGTCGCCGGCGTCGTCTGCGGCCTGGCCGCCCTGTGCTACGCGGAGTTCGCCTCCACCGTGCCGGTGGCCGGCTCGGCGTACACCTTCTCGTACGCCTCGCTCGGCGAACTGGTCGCCTGGATCATCGGCTGGGACCTGGTACTGGAATTCGCGCTCGGCACCGCGGTGGTCGCGGTCGGCTGGTCCGGCTACGTCCGCTCGCTGCTGGACAACGCCGGCTGGCACCTGCCGGACGTGCTGTCCGGGCCGGACGTGGCGAGCGGCTTCGGCTTCGACATCCTCGCCTTCGCCCTGGTGCTGGTCCTGACCGTGATCCTGGTACTGGGCATGAAGCTCTCCGCGCGGGTCACCACGGTGGTGGTCGCCGTGAAGATCGCCGTCGTGCTGATCGTCATCATCGCCGGCCTGTTCTTCATCGACACCGGCAACTACTCGCCGTTCATCCCCGAGGCCCAGCCCCAGCCCTCCGGATCGGGGCTCGACGCCCCGCTGGTCCAGCTGATCTTCGGCTACGCCCCGACGAACTTCGGCGTCATGGGCATCTTCACCGCCGCCTCCGTCGTCTTCTTCGCCTTCATCGGCTTCGACGTCGTCGCCACGGCGGCGGAGGAGACCAAGCTGCCGCAGCGCGACATGCCGCGCGGCATCCTGGCCTCCCTGTTCATCTGCACCGCGCTCTACGTCGCCGTCTCGATCGTCGTCACCGGCATGCAGCCCTACACGGAGCTGTCGGTCAGCGCCCCTCTCGCCGACGCCTTCAAGGCCGTCGGGCACCCCTTCTACGCGGGCGTCATCAGCTTCGGCGCCGCCGTCGGCCTCACCACGGTCTGCATGATCCTGCTGCTCGGTCAGACCCGGGTGTTCTTCGCGATGAGCCGTGACGGGCTGCTGCCGAGGTTCTTCTCCAAGACGCACCCGCGCTTCCGCACCCCGTACCGCCCGACCATCCTGCTCGGCGTGGTCATCGCCGTCGTCGCCGGGCTGACGAGCATCAACGAGCTCGCGACGCTGGTGAACATCGGCACGCTCTTCGCGTTCGTGGTCGTCGCGCTCGGCGTCATCGTGCTGCGCCGCACCCGCCCGGACCTGCACCGCGCCTTCCGCACCCCCTGGGTGCCGCTGATCCCGGTCCTGTCGGTGGCCGCCTCGGTCTGGCTGATGCTCAACCTGCCGGCCGAGACCTGGCTCCGCTTCGCGATCTGGATGGTGATCGGCGTGGTCATCTACTTCGCGTACGGCCGCTCGCACAGCCGGGTGCACCGCGCCCGGAAGTGA
- a CDS encoding NTP pyrophosphohydrolase — protein sequence MPSPLPLVIVDAANVVGSVPDGWWRDRRGAAERLRDSLVPYAFDGLPGLPGPVDLLLVVEGRARDVAPVAGVRVEAAPGSGDDLIAELAAGAAAEPSPRPCVVVTADRELRRRVEAHGARCTGPRTVRPGA from the coding sequence ATGCCGAGCCCGCTGCCCCTGGTGATCGTCGACGCCGCCAATGTCGTCGGGTCCGTCCCGGACGGCTGGTGGCGGGACCGGCGGGGCGCCGCCGAACGGCTGCGGGACTCGCTGGTGCCCTACGCCTTTGACGGCCTGCCCGGTCTGCCGGGCCCCGTCGACCTGCTCCTGGTGGTCGAGGGACGGGCCCGGGACGTCGCCCCGGTCGCGGGGGTACGGGTGGAGGCGGCCCCGGGCAGCGGTGACGACCTGATCGCGGAGCTGGCGGCGGGCGCGGCGGCGGAGCCCTCGCCGCGGCCCTGTGTCGTCGTCACCGCGGACCGGGAGCTGCGGCGCCGGGTCGAGGCGCACGGGGCGCGGTGCACGGGTCCGCGCACGGTGCGCCCCGGGGCGTGA
- a CDS encoding LCP family protein: MSQDATTPGQGSSPETSRRRGRKRVRTRGQRIRRAILVSALVLVVAAGGTAWWLWSRLDGNIKGVDINKALGDDRPEKLPTSGQNLLVLGSDSRAGSENKKLGGGAGVSGARSDTALVVHIPEGRDKAVAVSIPRDTLVTRPDCSKADGSTVAGKDRVMFNSVYSQVGPACVVKTVEKMSGVRIDHYLEINFAGFKGLVDAIGGVNIDVKEPIHDKKTGLNVDAGPHKFDGTESLKFVRTRYSLSDGTDLSRIGLQQQFLVALLSEVKKQDLLGSPTSAYKIANSATEALTTDDELASLTSLAKFGRSMNGVDPESMETIMLPVEYDKIDHNRVVAVESRAKALWKAIREDTPIPESARKSPALGQG; encoded by the coding sequence ATGAGCCAAGACGCCACCACCCCCGGCCAGGGGAGCTCCCCGGAGACCTCCCGCCGCCGCGGGCGCAAGCGCGTTCGGACGCGGGGCCAGCGCATACGGCGGGCGATCCTGGTGTCGGCCCTGGTGCTCGTCGTCGCCGCGGGCGGCACCGCGTGGTGGCTCTGGAGCCGCCTCGACGGCAACATCAAGGGCGTCGACATCAACAAGGCGCTCGGCGACGACCGGCCCGAGAAGCTCCCCACCAGCGGTCAGAACCTGCTGGTCCTCGGCTCCGACTCGCGGGCCGGTTCGGAGAACAAGAAGCTGGGCGGCGGTGCCGGGGTCAGCGGGGCGCGGTCCGACACGGCGCTGGTCGTGCACATTCCGGAGGGCCGTGACAAGGCCGTCGCGGTGTCCATACCCCGCGACACGCTGGTGACCCGGCCCGACTGCTCCAAGGCCGACGGTTCGACGGTGGCGGGCAAGGACCGTGTGATGTTCAACTCCGTCTACTCCCAGGTCGGTCCGGCCTGTGTGGTCAAGACCGTCGAGAAGATGTCCGGCGTGCGCATCGACCACTACCTGGAGATCAACTTCGCCGGGTTCAAGGGGCTCGTGGACGCCATCGGCGGGGTGAACATCGACGTCAAGGAGCCCATCCACGACAAGAAGACCGGGCTGAACGTCGACGCCGGACCGCACAAGTTCGACGGCACCGAGTCCCTGAAGTTCGTCCGTACCCGATACAGCCTCAGCGACGGCACCGACCTGAGCCGCATCGGGCTCCAGCAGCAGTTCCTCGTCGCCCTGCTCAGCGAGGTCAAGAAGCAGGATCTGCTGGGCAGTCCGACCAGCGCCTACAAGATCGCCAACTCCGCGACCGAGGCGTTGACCACCGACGACGAGCTGGCCTCGCTCACCTCGCTCGCGAAGTTCGGCCGGTCGATGAACGGGGTCGACCCGGAGTCGATGGAGACGATCATGCTCCCCGTCGAGTACGACAAGATCGACCACAACCGCGTCGTCGCCGTCGAGTCGCGGGCCAAGGCCCTGTGGAAGGCGATCCGCGAGGACACGCCCATCCCCGAGTCGGCCCGGAAGTCCCCGGCGCTCGGCCAGGGCTGA
- a CDS encoding CDP-alcohol phosphatidyltransferase family protein: MGKLSLRAVQKLTCKKRDAWWTVLLVDPVATRMLIGMAKFRFITPNRVTWSALFVGLGSAYFFLKGDTGSLVIGAALYHLSFILDCIDGKLARLKGNGTVFGGWLDYVFDRIRVLFCALALMGGQYLRTHNELYLLAALAVVFLDMLRYVDALQIYKMRMSMRMKIEKVTLERKALEDEQARHDAAETAADQPKVVFIEDLLRENPGVEAEVLKQQSGDVVDLHAQFRNRFPWYTRFRQALLRSRIRPHLISGIEFQMFIFIVAPLIGQILWTTAISAAALGLFELVIMYKFWLSTRDFTRLMEKLATEPSKAGVIAEHLHRGRHRRAGDADDQPQALAEKFPLPEQDDDLGFQPYPRPYTPHAADIETQQLRAVPYWAESEGSVR, from the coding sequence ATGGGGAAGCTGTCGCTGCGCGCCGTTCAGAAACTGACATGCAAGAAGCGCGATGCCTGGTGGACCGTCCTGCTGGTCGATCCCGTGGCCACGCGCATGCTGATCGGGATGGCGAAGTTCAGATTCATCACGCCGAACCGGGTCACCTGGTCCGCGCTCTTCGTCGGCCTCGGCTCCGCGTACTTCTTCCTCAAGGGTGACACCGGCTCCCTCGTGATCGGGGCCGCGCTCTACCACCTGAGCTTCATCCTCGACTGCATCGACGGCAAACTCGCCCGCCTCAAGGGCAACGGCACCGTCTTCGGTGGCTGGCTCGACTACGTCTTCGACCGCATCAGGGTGCTCTTCTGCGCGCTCGCCCTCATGGGCGGCCAGTACCTGCGCACCCACAACGAGCTCTACCTCCTCGCCGCCCTGGCCGTCGTCTTCCTCGACATGCTCCGGTACGTCGACGCCCTGCAGATCTACAAGATGCGCATGTCCATGCGTATGAAGATCGAGAAGGTCACGCTGGAGCGCAAGGCACTGGAGGACGAGCAGGCCCGGCACGACGCCGCCGAGACGGCGGCCGACCAGCCCAAGGTCGTCTTCATCGAGGACCTGCTCCGGGAGAACCCCGGCGTCGAGGCCGAGGTCCTCAAGCAGCAGAGCGGCGACGTCGTCGACCTGCACGCCCAGTTCCGCAACCGCTTCCCCTGGTACACGCGCTTCCGCCAGGCCCTGCTGCGCAGCCGCATCCGGCCGCACCTGATCAGCGGCATCGAGTTCCAGATGTTCATCTTCATCGTGGCGCCGCTGATCGGCCAGATCCTGTGGACGACCGCGATATCCGCCGCGGCGCTCGGCCTCTTCGAGCTCGTGATCATGTACAAGTTCTGGCTGTCCACCCGTGACTTCACCCGGCTCATGGAGAAGCTCGCCACCGAGCCCTCGAAGGCCGGCGTGATCGCCGAACACCTCCACCGGGGACGCCACCGCCGCGCCGGTGACGCCGACGACCAGCCGCAGGCCCTGGCCGAGAAGTTCCCGCTCCCCGAGCAGGACGACGACCTCGGCTTCCAGCCGTACCCCCGGCCCTACACCCCGCACGCGGCCGACATCGAGACGCAGCAGCTCCGCGCGGTGCCCTACTGGGCCGAGAGCGAAGGGTCCGTACGATGA